One window of Globicephala melas chromosome 2, mGloMel1.2, whole genome shotgun sequence genomic DNA carries:
- the LOC115864538 gene encoding LOW QUALITY PROTEIN: SIN3-HDAC complex-associated factor-like (The sequence of the model RefSeq protein was modified relative to this genomic sequence to represent the inferred CDS: deleted 1 base in 1 codon), giving the protein MFGFHKPKMYRSIEGCCICRAKSSSSRFTDSKRYEKDFQSCFGLHETRSGDICNACVLLVKRWKKLPAGSKKNWNHVVDARAGPSLKTTLKPKKVKTLSGNRIKSNQISKLQKEFKRHNSDAHSTTSSASPAQSPCYSNQSDDGSDTEMASGSNRTPVFSFLDLTYWKRQKICCGIIYKGRFGEVLIDTHLFKPCCSNKKAAAEKPEAQGPEPLPISTQEW; this is encoded by the exons ATGTTTGGTTTTCACAAGCCAAAGATGTACCGAAGTATAGAGGGCTGCTGTATTTGCAGAGCTAAATCCTCCAGTTCTCGATTCACTGACAGTAAACGCTATGAAAAGGACTTCCAGAGCTGTTTTGGGTTACATGAGACTCGTTCAGGAGACATCTGTAATGCCTGTGTCCTGCTTGTGAAAAGATGGAAGAAACTGCCAGCAGGatca aaaaaaaactggaatcaTGTGGTAGATGCAAGGGCAGGACCCAGTCTAAAGACTACCCTGAaaccaaagaaagtgaaaactctATCTGGAAACAGGATAAAAAGCAACCAGATCAGTAAACTGCAGAAGGAATTTAAACGTCACAATTCTGATGCTCACAGTACCACCTCAAGTGCCTCTCCAGCTCAATCTCCTTGTTATAGTAACCAGTCAGATGATGGCTCAGATACAGAGATGGCTTCTGGCTCTAACAGAACGCcagtgttttcctttttagatCTCACATactggaaaagacagaaaatatgctGTGGCATTATCTATAAAGGCCGTTTTGGGGAAGTCCTCATCGACACACATCTATTCAAGCCTTGCTGCAGCAATAAGAAGGCAGCTGCTGAGAAGCCGGAGGCTCAGGGGCCAGAGCCTCTGCCCATCTCCACTCAGGAGTGGTGA